In the genome of Capra hircus breed San Clemente chromosome 5, ASM170441v1, whole genome shotgun sequence, one region contains:
- the TNS2 gene encoding tensin-2 isoform X4: MKSSGPVERLLRALGRRDSSRATSRPRKAEPHSFREKVFRKKPPVCAVCKAAIDGTGVSCRVCKVATHRKCEAKVTSSCQALPPVELRRNTAPVRRIEHLGSTKSLNHSKQRSTLPRSFSLDPLMERRWDLDLTYVTERILAASFPARPDEQRHRGHLRELAHVLQSKHRDKYLLFNLSEKRHDLTRLNPKVQDFGWPELHAPPLDKLCSICKAMETWLSADPQHVVVLYCKGSKGKLGVIVSAYMHYSKISAGADQALATLTMRKFCEDKVAAELQPSQRRYITYFSGLLSGAIRMNSSPLFLHYVLVPVLPAFEPGAGFQPFLKIYQSMQLVYTSGVYHVAGPGPQQLCISLEPALLLKGDVMVTCYHKGSRGTDRTLVFRVQFHTCTIHGPRLIFSKDQLDEAWADERFPFQASVEFVFSSSPEKIKGSTPRNEPSVSVDYNTAEPAVRWDSYENFNLHHEDSADDSVTHTRGPLDGSPYAQVQRAPRQTPPAPSPEPPPPPLLSVSSDSGHSSTLTTEPAAESPGRPPPTAAERQELERLLGGCGVASGGRGAGRETAILDDEDQPAAGGGPHLGIYSGHRPGLSRHCSCRQGYREPCGVPNGGYYRPEGTLERRRLAFGAYEGAPQGYAEPSVEKRRLCRSLSEGPYPYPPELGKPANGDFGYRPPGYREVVILEDPGLPTLCSCPTCEEKLALPTAALYGLRLEREAGEGWASEAGKPLLHPVRPGHPLPLLVPACGHHHTPLPDYSCLKPPKAGEEGHEGCSYALCPEGRYGHPGYPALVTYGYGGAVPSCCPAYGRVPHSCGSPGEGRGYPSPRAHSPRAGSISPGSPPYPQSRKLSYEIPAEEGGDRYPLPGHLAPAGPLASPAPSLPAESPEPVSWREGPSGHSTLPRSPRDAQCSTASELSGPSTPLHTSSPVQGKESTRRQNTRSPTLAPTQRLSPAEALPPVSQGGADKAPELPAGSGPEPPAPGAFSPASPPSSPNDWPQERSPGGRLDSTSPRGPVPNTLPGLRHAPWQGLRDPPDSPDGSPLTPVPTQMPWLVASPEPPQSSPTPAFPLAASYDINGPPQPPLPEKRHLLGPGQQPGPWGPEQASPPARGASHHVTFAPLLPDNAPQPPEPPMQESQSNVKFVQDTSKFWYKPHLSRDQAITLLKDKDPGAFLIRDSHSFQGAYGLALKVATPPPSAQSWKGDPSEQLVRHFLIETGPKGVKIKGCPSEPYFGSLSALVSQHSISPLSLPCCLRIPSKDPLEEVPEAPVPSNMSTAADLLRQGAACSVLYLTSVETESLTGPQAVARASSAALSCSPRPAPAVVHFKVSAQGITLTDNQRKLFFRRHYPVNSITFSSTDPQDRRWTNSDGTTSKIFGFVAKKPGSPWENVCHLFAELDPDQPAGAIVTFITKVLLGQRK; the protein is encoded by the exons ATGAAGTCCAGCGGCCCTGTGGAGAGGCTGCTCAGAGCCCTGGGGAGGAGGGACAGCAGCCGGGCCACCAGCAGG CCTAGGAAAGCTGAGCCACATAGCTTCCGGGAAAAGGTCTTCCGGAAGAAACCACCAGTGTGTGCCGTGTGTAAGGCGGCCATCGATGGGACGGGCGTCTCATGCAGAG TCTGCAAGGTGGCAACACACAGAAAATGTGAAGCAAAG GTGACTTCGTCCTGTCAGGCTTTGCCTCCCGTGGAGCTG CGGAGAAACACCGCCCCTGTGAGGCGCATAGAGCACCTG GGATCCACCAAGTCTCTGAACCACTCAAAGCAGCGCAGCACTCTGCCCAG gagcTTCAGCCTGGACCCGCTCATGGAGCGCCGCTGGGACTTGGACCTCACCTACGTGACGGAGCGGATCCTGGCCGCCTCTTTCCCCGCGCGGCCCGACGAGCAGCGACACCGGGGCCACCTGCGCGAGCTGGCTCACGTGCTGCAATCCAAGCACCGTGACAAGTACCTG CTCTTCAACCTTTCAGAGAAAAGACATGACCTGACCCGCCTAAACCCGAAG GTCCAGGACTTTGGCTGGCCTGAGCTGCACGCACCCCCCCTAGACAAGCTGTGCTCCATTTGCAAAGCCATGGAGACCTGGCTCAGCGCTGACCCGCAGCACGTGGTCGTATTGTACTGCAAG GGGAGCAAGGGCAAGCTCGGTGTCATCGTCTCTGCCTACATGCACTACAGCAAGATCTCTGCAGG ggcagaccAGGCACTGGCGACCCTTACCATGCGGAAGTTTTGTGAAGACAAGGTTGCCGCAGAATTGCAGCCCTCCCAGCGCCG GTACATCACCTACTTCAGCGGTCTGCTGTCCGGGGCCATCCGCATGAACAGCAGCCCTCTCTTCCTGCACTATGTGCTGGTGCCCGTGCTGCCAGCCTTTGAACCTGGTGCAG GTTTCCAGCCCTTCCTCAAGATCTACCAATCCATGCAACTTGTCTACACATCAGGAGTCTA TCATGTTGCAGGCCCTGGTCCCCAGCAGCTTTGTATCAGCCTGGAGCCAGCCCTCCTCCTCAAAGGCGATGTCATG gtaaCATGCTATCACAAGGGTAGCCGAGGGACTGACCGGACCCTCGTATTCCGAGTCCAGTTCCACACATGCACCATCCATGGACCACGGCTCATCTTCTCCAAGGACCAGTTGGATGAGGCCTGGGCCG ACGAGAGGTTCCCCTTCCAAGCCTCGGTGGAGTTCGTcttctcctccagcccagagAAGATCAAAG GTAGCACCCCACGGAATGAGCCCTCCGTCTCTGTCGACTACAACACTGCAGAGCCCGCAGTGCGCTGGGACTCCTACGAGAACTTCAACCTGCACCATGAGGACAGTGCGGACG ACTCTGTCACCCACACCCGGGGGCCCCTGGATGGCAGTCCTTATGCCCAGGTGCAGCGAGCCCCCCGCCAGACCCCACCGGCTCCGTCTCCggagccacccccacccccgctgctTTCTGTCAGCAGCGATTCTGGCCATTCCTCCACACTGACCACGGAGCCGGCCGCCGAGTCCCCTGGCCGGCCACCTCCGACGGCTGCCGAGCGGCAGGAGCTCGAGCGCCTGCTGGGAGGCTGTGGAGTGGCCAGTGGGGGCCGGGGAGCTGGGCGCGAGACGGCCATCCTTGATGATGAAGACCAGCCCGCTGCGGGCGGAGGCCCCCACCTCGGAATATATTCGGGACACAGGCCTGGCCTCAGCCGCCACTGCTCCTGCCGCCAGGGCTACCGGGAACCCTGCGGGGTCCCCAATGGAGGCTACTACCGGCCAGAGGGGACCCTGGAGAGGCGGCGGCTGGCTTTCGGAGCCTATGAGGGGGCCCCTCAGGGCTATGCTGAGCCCTCCGTGGAGAAGAGGCGCCTCTGCCGCTCGCTGTCTGAGGGGCCGTACCCCTACCCGCCTGAGCTGGGGAAACCCGCCAATGGAGACTTTGGCTACCGCCCCCCAGGCTACCGGGAGGTGGTGATCCTGGAAGACCCAGGGCTGCCTACGCTGTGCTCGTGCCCCACCTGTGAGGAGAAGCTAGCACTGCCCACGGCAGCCCTCTATGGGCTGCGGCTggagagggaggctggagagggcTGGGCGAGTGAGGCTGGTAAGCCCCTCCTGCACCCGGTGCGACCCGGGCACCCGCTGCCCCTGCTGGTGCCTGCCTGCGGGCACCACCATACCCCGCTGCCTGACTACAGCTGCTTGAAGCCACCGAAGGCAGGCGAGGAAGGGCATGAGGGCTGCTCCTATGCCTTGTGCCCCGAGGGCAGGTATGGGCACCCAGGGTACCCTGCCCTGGTGACGTATGGCTATGGAGGCGCGGTTCCCAGTTGCTGCCCAGCATACGGCCGGGTGCCGCACAGCTGTGGGTCTCCAGGTGAGGGCAGAGGGTATCCCAGCCCTCGTGCCCACTCCCCCCGGGCTGGCTCCATCTCCCCTGGCAGCCCGCCCTACCCCCAGTCCAGGAAGCTGAGCTACGAGATCCCTGCAGAGGAAGGAGGGGACCGGTATCCGCTGCCTGGGCACCTGGCCCCAGCAGGACCCTTGGCATCTCCAG ccccttctctccctgcagaGTCGCCGGAGCCTGTGTCCTGGAGAGAGGGTCCCAGCGGGCACAGCACCCTGCCCCGGTCCCCGCGAGATGCCCAGTGCAGCACCGCTTCCGAGCTGTCTGGTCCTTCCACACCGCTGCACACCAGCAGCCCCGTCCAGGGCAAGGAGAG CACCCGACGGCAGAACACCCGGTCCCCCACCTTGGCGCCCACTCAGAGACTGAGTCCCGCGGAGGCCTTGCCGCCTGTTTCCCAGGGAGGCGCTGATAAGGCTCCAGAGCTGCCTGCAGGAAGTGGGCCTGAGCCTCCAGCCCCTGGTGCCTtctccccagcctccccacccaGCTCTCCCAACGACTGGCCTCAGGAGAGGAGCCCGGGGGGCCGCTTGGACAGCACCAGTCCAAGGGGGCCTGTACCCAACACCCTGCCCGGCCTCCGTCACGCCCCCTGGCAGGGCCTGCGAGACCCCCCGGACAGCCCAGACGGGTCCCCCCTCACCCCTGTGCCTACTCAGATGCCCTGGCTTGTGGCCAGCCCAGAACCCCCTCAGAGCTCGCCCACACCTGCCTTTCCTCTGGCTGCATCTTACGACATCAAcggccccccccaacccccccttCCTGAGAAACGCCATCTGCTGGGGCCTGGGCAGCAGCCGGGACCCTGGGGCCCGGAGCAGGCATCACCACCAGCCAGAGGCGCTAGTCACCATGTCACTTTTGCACCTCTGCTCCCGGATAatgccccccaacccccag AGCCCCCGATGCAAGAGAGCCAGAGCAATGTCAAGTTTGTCCAGGACACATCCAAGTTCTGGTACAAGCCACACCTGTCCCGTGACCAAG CCATCACCCTGCTGAAGGACAAAGACCCTGGGGCCTTCCTGATCAGGGACAGTCATTCATTCCAAGGAGCCTATGGGCTGGCTCTCAAGGTGGCCACGCCCCCTCCCAGCGCCCAGTCCTGGAAAG GGGACCCCTCGGAACAGCTGGTCCGCCATTTTCTCATTGAGACTGGGCCCAAAGGGGTGAAGATCAAGGGCTGTCCCAGCGAGCCCTACTTTG GCAGCCTGTCAGCCCTGGTCTCCCAGCACTCCATCTCCCCGCTGTCCCTGCCCTGCTGCCTGCGCATTCCCAGCAAAG atcctctggaggaggtccCAGAGGCCCCAGTGCCCAGCAACATGAGTACAGCGGCAGACCTCCTGCGTCAAGGCGCCG CCTGCAGCGTGCTCTACCTGACCTCAGTGGAGACGGAGTCGCTGACGGGCCCCCAAGCAGTGGCACGGGCCAGCTCTGCAGCTCTGAGCTGCAGCCCCCGCCCCGCGCCAGCCGTTGTCCACTTCAAGGTCTCAGCCCAGGGCATCACACTCACAGACAACCAAAGGAA gctcttctttcgCCGCCATTATCCAGTGAACAGCATCACCTTCTCCAGCACTGACCCTCAGGACCGGAG ATGGACCAACTCCGACGGGACCACCTCCAA GATCTTTGGTTTCGTGGCCAAGAAGCCGGGAAGCCCTTGGGAGAATGTGTGCCACCTCTTCGCAGAGCTTGACCCGGATCAGCCTGCAGGCGCCATTGTCACCTTCATCACCAAAGTTTTACTGGGCCAGAGGAAATGA
- the TNS2 gene encoding tensin-2 isoform X3, with amino-acid sequence MERRWDLDLTYVTERILAASFPARPDEQRHRGHLRELAHVLQSKHRDKYLLFNLSEKRHDLTRLNPKVQDFGWPELHAPPLDKLCSICKAMETWLSADPQHVVVLYCKGSKGKLGVIVSAYMHYSKISAGADQALATLTMRKFCEDKVAAELQPSQRRYITYFSGLLSGAIRMNSSPLFLHYVLVPVLPAFEPGAGFQPFLKIYQSMQLVYTSGVYHVAGPGPQQLCISLEPALLLKGDVMVTCYHKGSRGTDRTLVFRVQFHTCTIHGPRLIFSKDQLDEAWADERFPFQASVEFVFSSSPEKIKGSTPRNEPSVSVDYNTAEPAVRWDSYENFNLHHEDSADDSVTHTRGPLDGSPYAQVQRAPRQTPPAPSPEPPPPPLLSVSSDSGHSSTLTTEPAAESPGRPPPTAAERQELERLLGGCGVASGGRGAGRETAILDDEDQPAAGGGPHLGIYSGHRPGLSRHCSCRQGYREPCGVPNGGYYRPEGTLERRRLAFGAYEGAPQGYAEPSVEKRRLCRSLSEGPYPYPPELGKPANGDFGYRPPGYREVVILEDPGLPTLCSCPTCEEKLALPTAALYGLRLEREAGEGWASEAGKPLLHPVRPGHPLPLLVPACGHHHTPLPDYSCLKPPKAGEEGHEGCSYALCPEGRYGHPGYPALVTYGYGGAVPSCCPAYGRVPHSCGSPGEGRGYPSPRAHSPRAGSISPGSPPYPQSRKLSYEIPAEEGGDRYPLPGHLAPAGPLASPAPSLPAESPEPVSWREGPSGHSTLPRSPRDAQCSTASELSGPSTPLHTSSPVQGKESTRRQNTRSPTLAPTQRLSPAEALPPVSQGGADKAPELPAGSGPEPPAPGAFSPASPPSSPNDWPQERSPGGRLDSTSPRGPVPNTLPGLRHAPWQGLRDPPDSPDGSPLTPVPTQMPWLVASPEPPQSSPTPAFPLAASYDINGPPQPPLPEKRHLLGPGQQPGPWGPEQASPPARGASHHVTFAPLLPDNAPQPPEPPMQESQSNVKFVQDTSKFWYKPHLSRDQAITLLKDKDPGAFLIRDSHSFQGAYGLALKVATPPPSAQSWKGDPSEQLVRHFLIETGPKGVKIKGCPSEPYFGSLSALVSQHSISPLSLPCCLRIPSKDPLEEVPEAPVPSNMSTAADLLRQGAACSVLYLTSVETESLTGPQAVARASSAALSCSPRPAPAVVHFKVSAQGITLTDNQRKLFFRRHYPVNSITFSSTDPQDRRWTNSDGTTSKIFGFVAKKPGSPWENVCHLFAELDPDQPAGAIVTFITKVLLGQRK; translated from the exons ATGGAGCGCCGCTGGGACTTGGACCTCACCTACGTGACGGAGCGGATCCTGGCCGCCTCTTTCCCCGCGCGGCCCGACGAGCAGCGACACCGGGGCCACCTGCGCGAGCTGGCTCACGTGCTGCAATCCAAGCACCGTGACAAGTACCTG CTCTTCAACCTTTCAGAGAAAAGACATGACCTGACCCGCCTAAACCCGAAG GTCCAGGACTTTGGCTGGCCTGAGCTGCACGCACCCCCCCTAGACAAGCTGTGCTCCATTTGCAAAGCCATGGAGACCTGGCTCAGCGCTGACCCGCAGCACGTGGTCGTATTGTACTGCAAG GGGAGCAAGGGCAAGCTCGGTGTCATCGTCTCTGCCTACATGCACTACAGCAAGATCTCTGCAGG ggcagaccAGGCACTGGCGACCCTTACCATGCGGAAGTTTTGTGAAGACAAGGTTGCCGCAGAATTGCAGCCCTCCCAGCGCCG GTACATCACCTACTTCAGCGGTCTGCTGTCCGGGGCCATCCGCATGAACAGCAGCCCTCTCTTCCTGCACTATGTGCTGGTGCCCGTGCTGCCAGCCTTTGAACCTGGTGCAG GTTTCCAGCCCTTCCTCAAGATCTACCAATCCATGCAACTTGTCTACACATCAGGAGTCTA TCATGTTGCAGGCCCTGGTCCCCAGCAGCTTTGTATCAGCCTGGAGCCAGCCCTCCTCCTCAAAGGCGATGTCATG gtaaCATGCTATCACAAGGGTAGCCGAGGGACTGACCGGACCCTCGTATTCCGAGTCCAGTTCCACACATGCACCATCCATGGACCACGGCTCATCTTCTCCAAGGACCAGTTGGATGAGGCCTGGGCCG ACGAGAGGTTCCCCTTCCAAGCCTCGGTGGAGTTCGTcttctcctccagcccagagAAGATCAAAG GTAGCACCCCACGGAATGAGCCCTCCGTCTCTGTCGACTACAACACTGCAGAGCCCGCAGTGCGCTGGGACTCCTACGAGAACTTCAACCTGCACCATGAGGACAGTGCGGACG ACTCTGTCACCCACACCCGGGGGCCCCTGGATGGCAGTCCTTATGCCCAGGTGCAGCGAGCCCCCCGCCAGACCCCACCGGCTCCGTCTCCggagccacccccacccccgctgctTTCTGTCAGCAGCGATTCTGGCCATTCCTCCACACTGACCACGGAGCCGGCCGCCGAGTCCCCTGGCCGGCCACCTCCGACGGCTGCCGAGCGGCAGGAGCTCGAGCGCCTGCTGGGAGGCTGTGGAGTGGCCAGTGGGGGCCGGGGAGCTGGGCGCGAGACGGCCATCCTTGATGATGAAGACCAGCCCGCTGCGGGCGGAGGCCCCCACCTCGGAATATATTCGGGACACAGGCCTGGCCTCAGCCGCCACTGCTCCTGCCGCCAGGGCTACCGGGAACCCTGCGGGGTCCCCAATGGAGGCTACTACCGGCCAGAGGGGACCCTGGAGAGGCGGCGGCTGGCTTTCGGAGCCTATGAGGGGGCCCCTCAGGGCTATGCTGAGCCCTCCGTGGAGAAGAGGCGCCTCTGCCGCTCGCTGTCTGAGGGGCCGTACCCCTACCCGCCTGAGCTGGGGAAACCCGCCAATGGAGACTTTGGCTACCGCCCCCCAGGCTACCGGGAGGTGGTGATCCTGGAAGACCCAGGGCTGCCTACGCTGTGCTCGTGCCCCACCTGTGAGGAGAAGCTAGCACTGCCCACGGCAGCCCTCTATGGGCTGCGGCTggagagggaggctggagagggcTGGGCGAGTGAGGCTGGTAAGCCCCTCCTGCACCCGGTGCGACCCGGGCACCCGCTGCCCCTGCTGGTGCCTGCCTGCGGGCACCACCATACCCCGCTGCCTGACTACAGCTGCTTGAAGCCACCGAAGGCAGGCGAGGAAGGGCATGAGGGCTGCTCCTATGCCTTGTGCCCCGAGGGCAGGTATGGGCACCCAGGGTACCCTGCCCTGGTGACGTATGGCTATGGAGGCGCGGTTCCCAGTTGCTGCCCAGCATACGGCCGGGTGCCGCACAGCTGTGGGTCTCCAGGTGAGGGCAGAGGGTATCCCAGCCCTCGTGCCCACTCCCCCCGGGCTGGCTCCATCTCCCCTGGCAGCCCGCCCTACCCCCAGTCCAGGAAGCTGAGCTACGAGATCCCTGCAGAGGAAGGAGGGGACCGGTATCCGCTGCCTGGGCACCTGGCCCCAGCAGGACCCTTGGCATCTCCAG ccccttctctccctgcagaGTCGCCGGAGCCTGTGTCCTGGAGAGAGGGTCCCAGCGGGCACAGCACCCTGCCCCGGTCCCCGCGAGATGCCCAGTGCAGCACCGCTTCCGAGCTGTCTGGTCCTTCCACACCGCTGCACACCAGCAGCCCCGTCCAGGGCAAGGAGAG CACCCGACGGCAGAACACCCGGTCCCCCACCTTGGCGCCCACTCAGAGACTGAGTCCCGCGGAGGCCTTGCCGCCTGTTTCCCAGGGAGGCGCTGATAAGGCTCCAGAGCTGCCTGCAGGAAGTGGGCCTGAGCCTCCAGCCCCTGGTGCCTtctccccagcctccccacccaGCTCTCCCAACGACTGGCCTCAGGAGAGGAGCCCGGGGGGCCGCTTGGACAGCACCAGTCCAAGGGGGCCTGTACCCAACACCCTGCCCGGCCTCCGTCACGCCCCCTGGCAGGGCCTGCGAGACCCCCCGGACAGCCCAGACGGGTCCCCCCTCACCCCTGTGCCTACTCAGATGCCCTGGCTTGTGGCCAGCCCAGAACCCCCTCAGAGCTCGCCCACACCTGCCTTTCCTCTGGCTGCATCTTACGACATCAAcggccccccccaacccccccttCCTGAGAAACGCCATCTGCTGGGGCCTGGGCAGCAGCCGGGACCCTGGGGCCCGGAGCAGGCATCACCACCAGCCAGAGGCGCTAGTCACCATGTCACTTTTGCACCTCTGCTCCCGGATAatgccccccaacccccag AGCCCCCGATGCAAGAGAGCCAGAGCAATGTCAAGTTTGTCCAGGACACATCCAAGTTCTGGTACAAGCCACACCTGTCCCGTGACCAAG CCATCACCCTGCTGAAGGACAAAGACCCTGGGGCCTTCCTGATCAGGGACAGTCATTCATTCCAAGGAGCCTATGGGCTGGCTCTCAAGGTGGCCACGCCCCCTCCCAGCGCCCAGTCCTGGAAAG GGGACCCCTCGGAACAGCTGGTCCGCCATTTTCTCATTGAGACTGGGCCCAAAGGGGTGAAGATCAAGGGCTGTCCCAGCGAGCCCTACTTTG GCAGCCTGTCAGCCCTGGTCTCCCAGCACTCCATCTCCCCGCTGTCCCTGCCCTGCTGCCTGCGCATTCCCAGCAAAG atcctctggaggaggtccCAGAGGCCCCAGTGCCCAGCAACATGAGTACAGCGGCAGACCTCCTGCGTCAAGGCGCCG CCTGCAGCGTGCTCTACCTGACCTCAGTGGAGACGGAGTCGCTGACGGGCCCCCAAGCAGTGGCACGGGCCAGCTCTGCAGCTCTGAGCTGCAGCCCCCGCCCCGCGCCAGCCGTTGTCCACTTCAAGGTCTCAGCCCAGGGCATCACACTCACAGACAACCAAAGGAA gctcttctttcgCCGCCATTATCCAGTGAACAGCATCACCTTCTCCAGCACTGACCCTCAGGACCGGAG ATGGACCAACTCCGACGGGACCACCTCCAA GATCTTTGGTTTCGTGGCCAAGAAGCCGGGAAGCCCTTGGGAGAATGTGTGCCACCTCTTCGCAGAGCTTGACCCGGATCAGCCTGCAGGCGCCATTGTCACCTTCATCACCAAAGTTTTACTGGGCCAGAGGAAATGA